The following coding sequences lie in one Alloacidobacterium dinghuense genomic window:
- a CDS encoding 2-oxoglutarate dehydrogenase E1 component, with amino-acid sequence MSATKLEPTHSELQQQIHNREQIFDAFRRWGYLQANLDPLGQYLSAEPIPELDLEGDDADEARGYYCGTIAAEFMHIPHRERRAWIAARLETEAPSVDEKRILDLLIKADTFEQVIQSRYLGTKRFSLEGVTALIPFLDEMLRRSSELGATKAVIGMSHRGRLSVMVNTFGKSPADIFSKFEDVDPRSILGGGDVKYHVGATGCYMTRNGKDISLHLVSNPSHLEAVDPVAMGRTRAKQTRIGKDGQERVLPVVIHGDAAFAGQGIWAETMNLGSVEGFTVGGGIHIIANNLIGFTAEPEESNSSRFASDLAKRMPIPIFHVNAEDPDAVVRVAALAVEYRYTFKTDVVIDLIGYRRHGHSEVDDPTITQPLRYAKIKDHLPLYQIYAQKLGADVSGRVKELQTEFAEAQRAAKSMKKMPTLAVLPDYWSAYRGGKYKAEYEVETGLTAEEVGRISDGLAKYPADFHIHPKIKKLLEQRAEMGQGKRPFDYGMAEAVAIGSLLTQGTPVRLSGQDSQRGTFNQRHSALVDIENENLHIPLNHLSQDQAKFEVYNSILSEAGVLGFEYGYSRDYPETLVMWEAQFGDFANGAQIIIDQFISSGEDKWGLLGAIVVLLPHGYEGQGPEHSSARVERYLQLAAHDNMQICQPSTAAQYFHLLRRQAMRKWRKPLIVFTPKSMLRHPDAVSELADFAQPHFLNVLPETEIANAKRLLVCTGKIGHELRVEREKRKDTATGIIFVEQLYPWPEAELVAAIKAHPEAHEVIWVQEEPENMGALSFVMPRLKRLALRDRQVLSIKRSAAASPATGSAKAHEMEQKTVIELALSGGLQSKVSQ; translated from the coding sequence ATGAGTGCTACGAAGCTGGAACCGACACATAGCGAACTGCAACAGCAAATCCATAACCGTGAACAAATCTTTGATGCCTTTCGCCGCTGGGGTTATCTACAGGCGAACCTCGATCCGCTAGGCCAATACCTTTCTGCGGAACCTATTCCTGAACTGGATCTTGAGGGTGACGATGCCGATGAGGCGCGCGGCTATTATTGCGGCACGATTGCGGCGGAGTTCATGCATATTCCGCACCGCGAGCGGCGCGCCTGGATTGCGGCGCGGCTGGAAACGGAAGCTCCAAGTGTGGATGAGAAGCGGATTCTCGATCTGCTGATCAAGGCCGATACCTTCGAGCAGGTGATTCAGTCGCGGTATCTGGGGACGAAGCGCTTTTCGCTCGAAGGTGTGACGGCGCTGATCCCTTTTCTTGACGAGATGCTGCGCCGCTCGAGCGAACTGGGCGCGACAAAAGCTGTGATTGGCATGAGCCATCGCGGGCGCTTGAGCGTGATGGTGAACACGTTTGGAAAATCGCCTGCGGACATTTTTTCGAAGTTTGAGGACGTAGACCCGCGCAGCATTCTGGGCGGCGGCGATGTGAAGTATCACGTGGGCGCGACGGGCTGCTACATGACGCGGAATGGCAAGGACATTTCGCTGCACCTGGTGTCGAACCCGAGCCACCTGGAAGCGGTTGATCCGGTGGCCATGGGGCGCACACGGGCGAAGCAGACGCGTATTGGCAAGGACGGGCAGGAGCGCGTGCTGCCGGTGGTGATTCACGGCGATGCTGCGTTTGCCGGGCAGGGGATCTGGGCCGAGACGATGAATCTTGGCTCGGTAGAAGGTTTCACGGTTGGCGGCGGCATTCATATTATTGCCAACAATCTGATCGGGTTCACCGCTGAGCCCGAAGAATCGAACTCGTCGCGCTTTGCTTCGGATCTGGCGAAGCGGATGCCGATTCCTATCTTCCATGTGAATGCCGAGGACCCTGATGCTGTGGTGCGGGTTGCGGCGCTAGCTGTGGAGTATCGCTATACGTTCAAGACCGATGTGGTGATTGACTTGATCGGATACCGCCGGCATGGGCACAGCGAGGTTGACGACCCGACGATTACGCAACCGCTGCGCTATGCGAAGATCAAGGACCATCTGCCGCTCTATCAGATTTATGCGCAGAAGCTAGGCGCGGATGTCAGCGGGCGGGTGAAGGAGCTTCAGACCGAATTTGCCGAGGCGCAGCGCGCAGCCAAGTCGATGAAGAAGATGCCGACACTGGCGGTGCTGCCGGATTACTGGTCGGCGTATCGGGGCGGGAAGTACAAGGCGGAGTATGAGGTCGAGACGGGGTTGACGGCGGAAGAAGTCGGCAGGATTTCTGATGGTCTGGCGAAGTATCCGGCGGATTTTCATATCCATCCGAAGATCAAGAAGCTGTTGGAACAGCGGGCGGAGATGGGGCAGGGGAAGCGTCCGTTTGACTACGGGATGGCTGAGGCTGTGGCGATTGGCTCGTTGCTGACGCAGGGAACTCCGGTGCGGCTGAGCGGGCAGGATAGCCAGCGTGGGACGTTTAATCAGCGGCACAGCGCGCTCGTCGATATTGAGAATGAAAACCTGCATATTCCGTTGAATCATCTGTCGCAGGATCAGGCGAAGTTTGAGGTTTACAACTCGATTCTGTCCGAGGCTGGAGTGCTTGGCTTCGAATATGGCTACAGCCGCGATTATCCGGAGACGCTGGTGATGTGGGAGGCGCAGTTTGGCGACTTTGCCAACGGCGCGCAGATCATTATCGATCAGTTCATCTCGTCGGGTGAGGACAAGTGGGGGCTGCTGGGTGCGATTGTGGTTCTGCTGCCGCATGGGTATGAGGGCCAGGGGCCGGAGCATTCGAGTGCGCGTGTGGAGCGATATCTGCAACTGGCGGCGCATGACAATATGCAGATCTGTCAGCCTTCGACGGCGGCGCAGTACTTCCATCTGCTGCGGCGGCAGGCGATGCGCAAGTGGCGCAAGCCTCTGATTGTGTTTACGCCGAAGAGCATGTTGCGGCATCCGGATGCTGTTTCAGAGCTGGCTGATTTTGCCCAGCCGCACTTCCTCAACGTGCTTCCGGAGACGGAGATTGCGAATGCGAAGCGGCTGCTCGTCTGCACGGGCAAGATCGGGCATGAACTGCGCGTGGAGCGCGAGAAGCGCAAGGACACGGCGACGGGGATCATTTTTGTCGAGCAGCTTTATCCGTGGCCCGAAGCGGAGCTTGTAGCTGCGATCAAGGCGCATCCGGAGGCGCATGAGGTGATCTGGGTGCAGGAAGAGCCGGAGAACATGGGCGCGCTCTCGTTTGTGATGCCGAGGCTGAAGCGGCTGGCGTTGCGGGATCGCCAGGTGCTGAGCATCAAGCGGTCGGCGGCGGCGAGTCCGGCGACGGGGTCGGCGAAGGCCCATGAGATGGAGCAGAAGACGGTGATCGAGCTGGCTCTGAGCGGTGGGTTGCAGAGTAAAGTTAGTCAGTAG
- a CDS encoding glycoside hydrolase family 27 protein, which produces MFRKNLSVFMLASLGLLAVSTAAVAQSSDLAATPPMGWNSWNHFAGKVTDADVRGAADALVSSGMRDAGYIYVNIDDTWEGERDASGVLHTNSKFPDMKALADYVHSKGLKLGIYSGPGPKTCAKYEGSYGHEEQDAKMYAAWGIDYLKYDLCSFTQLMKQQTGDEHSEKAFEMQKVAYEKMHKALVATGRPIVYSLCQYGWNDVWEWGPQVGGNLWRTTGDINDHYDRMEQIGFSQAGLAKFAGPGHWNDPDMLEVGNGGMTDDEYRQHMTLWVILAAPLLAGNDLSKMSPETLAILTNKDVIAVDQDKLGKQGDRVWAEGPKEIWAKPLSGGAKAVALFNRAPDPKAITLKLSDVGFGANAKMRDLWTGKDVTSTNGAYTVLIPKHGTVLLKVSQ; this is translated from the coding sequence ATGTTCAGAAAAAATTTGTCCGTATTCATGCTGGCTTCACTTGGATTGCTGGCGGTATCGACTGCCGCGGTTGCGCAGTCTTCAGATCTGGCGGCAACGCCGCCGATGGGCTGGAACAGCTGGAATCATTTTGCGGGAAAAGTGACGGATGCAGATGTGCGCGGAGCTGCCGATGCCCTGGTGTCGAGTGGAATGCGCGATGCGGGTTACATTTACGTAAATATCGACGATACCTGGGAAGGCGAGCGTGACGCGAGTGGCGTCCTGCACACAAACAGCAAGTTTCCCGACATGAAGGCCCTTGCCGATTACGTGCATTCGAAAGGCTTGAAGCTGGGGATTTACTCGGGACCAGGACCGAAGACCTGCGCCAAATACGAAGGCAGCTATGGGCACGAGGAGCAGGACGCAAAGATGTACGCTGCCTGGGGCATCGATTACCTGAAGTATGACCTGTGCAGCTTTACTCAGCTGATGAAGCAGCAAACCGGCGACGAGCATAGCGAAAAGGCTTTCGAAATGCAGAAGGTCGCTTACGAAAAGATGCACAAAGCGCTGGTTGCGACCGGACGTCCGATCGTCTATAGCCTTTGCCAGTATGGATGGAATGACGTGTGGGAGTGGGGTCCGCAGGTGGGTGGCAATCTGTGGCGCACGACGGGCGATATCAACGATCACTACGATCGGATGGAGCAGATCGGGTTCTCGCAGGCTGGGTTGGCAAAGTTTGCTGGACCGGGACACTGGAACGATCCGGACATGCTGGAAGTGGGCAACGGCGGCATGACGGATGATGAATACCGGCAACACATGACGCTTTGGGTGATTCTGGCGGCTCCGCTGCTCGCCGGGAACGACTTGAGCAAGATGAGTCCGGAGACGCTGGCGATTCTGACGAATAAAGATGTGATTGCTGTGGACCAGGACAAGCTCGGCAAGCAGGGTGATCGCGTGTGGGCCGAGGGTCCGAAGGAAATCTGGGCGAAGCCGTTGTCGGGCGGAGCGAAGGCAGTGGCCTTGTTCAATCGCGCGCCTGATCCGAAGGCGATCACACTGAAGCTGAGCGATGTTGGTTTTGGCGCGAATGCAAAGATGCGCGATCTGTGGACGGGCAAGGATGTAACGTCCACGAACGGTGCTTACACTGTTCTGATTCCGAAGCATGGGACCGTGTTGTTGAAAGTCAGCCAATAG
- a CDS encoding MFS transporter, translating to MDSGRELAARTLARVTRRLIPFLFLLYVFAYLDRVNVGYAALFIRRELNFSNTVYGTGAGLFFLSYALLEVPCNMILLRMGPRRWIGLLLVVWGIISASMALVRTPFEFYLLRFLLGVAESGFFPGIILYLTYWFPKQQKARAMARFLSATAVSGVIGAPLSNLLLRLDGVAGIAGWKWLFVGEGVPSILLGLLVFRVLADHPASASWLPEDERQWLIETLEAERSEISATHSVHLRAVWRNGVMWQLSAIYFLLSVGFYSLSLWMPVVLKQLSGASERRVILLTAIPWLFATLVMLTIGYFSDKRQERRRFLLGSLAGAITGFGLSAWFTHPTLAVAALSLAAAGAWGCLGPFWALPTTTLRGTAAAGGIAIINSVGALGAFCGPLLMGIVSDATHSFAAALATVAVLMLVAGGLVWRLRVS from the coding sequence ATGGACTCAGGGCGTGAGCTGGCAGCGAGGACGCTTGCGCGCGTCACGCGCCGGCTCATTCCTTTTCTCTTTTTGTTGTATGTGTTTGCTTATCTCGACCGCGTCAATGTTGGCTATGCGGCGCTGTTCATCCGGCGCGAACTAAACTTCAGCAACACCGTATATGGTACGGGCGCAGGGCTGTTCTTTCTGAGCTATGCGCTGCTGGAAGTGCCTTGCAATATGATCCTGCTGCGCATGGGGCCGCGTCGGTGGATCGGCTTGCTGCTGGTGGTGTGGGGCATCATTTCCGCGAGCATGGCGCTGGTGCGTACTCCTTTTGAGTTCTATTTATTGCGGTTTCTGCTGGGTGTGGCGGAGTCTGGGTTCTTTCCCGGGATCATTCTTTATCTCACGTACTGGTTTCCGAAGCAGCAGAAGGCGCGGGCGATGGCGCGGTTCCTGTCGGCGACGGCGGTTTCCGGAGTGATTGGCGCTCCGCTTTCGAATTTGTTGCTGCGGTTGGATGGGGTTGCCGGTATCGCTGGATGGAAATGGCTCTTTGTTGGCGAGGGCGTGCCATCGATTCTGTTGGGGCTGCTGGTGTTCCGGGTGCTGGCCGATCACCCGGCGAGCGCGTCATGGCTGCCGGAAGACGAGCGGCAATGGCTGATCGAGACACTGGAAGCGGAGCGATCTGAGATCTCCGCTACGCACTCGGTGCACTTGCGCGCGGTGTGGCGTAACGGCGTGATGTGGCAGCTTTCGGCCATCTATTTTCTGCTGTCGGTTGGGTTTTACAGTCTGAGCCTCTGGATGCCTGTGGTGTTGAAGCAGTTATCAGGCGCTTCGGAGCGGCGTGTGATTCTGCTGACGGCCATTCCTTGGCTGTTCGCGACGCTGGTGATGCTGACGATTGGGTATTTTTCTGACAAGCGGCAGGAGCGACGGCGGTTTCTGTTGGGCAGCCTCGCGGGCGCAATCACCGGCTTCGGGCTGAGCGCATGGTTTACGCATCCGACGCTCGCGGTGGCAGCGCTTTCGCTGGCTGCGGCGGGAGCCTGGGGTTGTCTTGGTCCCTTCTGGGCTCTGCCCACAACGACGCTGCGCGGGACTGCGGCTGCGGGTGGGATCGCGATTATCAATTCTGTCGGTGCTCTGGGCGCGTTTTGCGGGCCTCTGCTGATGGGGATCGTCAGCGATGCGACGCATAGTTTCGCTGCGGCGCTGGCAACGGTGGCCGTATTGATGCTGGTTGCGGGCGGGCTCGTCTGGCGGTTGCGGGTTTCGTGA
- a CDS encoding phosphatase PAP2 family protein, whose protein sequence is MQLNRFDAGIIHFVNQFSQRSWLADHVICGTSDNELMTGGFIMSIFWWAWFRNKDAEERDRQLILSAIVLCTAALFFARALALLLPFRERPLQNPELHFRAPLGVDPNILFGWSSFPSDHAVLFFALATSISFLSRRLGILVFCYAFFIVCLPRIYMGNHYPTDILAGALLGVSIAFLLLVKGLRNCLSSIPMLWLERSPASFYPCFYLITFLFGTMFDPLRSFVSAARHAGHYFMRHHV, encoded by the coding sequence ATGCAATTGAACCGGTTCGACGCGGGTATCATTCACTTTGTAAATCAATTCTCCCAACGGTCGTGGCTTGCAGACCACGTCATCTGTGGGACTTCCGACAACGAGCTCATGACCGGCGGATTCATCATGAGCATCTTCTGGTGGGCCTGGTTTCGCAACAAGGACGCAGAGGAGCGAGACAGACAATTGATTCTTTCAGCCATTGTCTTGTGTACTGCAGCATTATTTTTCGCAAGGGCGCTCGCGCTCCTCCTGCCTTTCCGCGAACGTCCGCTGCAGAATCCCGAGCTCCATTTCCGTGCTCCACTCGGAGTGGATCCGAACATTCTCTTCGGCTGGAGTTCTTTCCCAAGCGATCATGCCGTTCTCTTTTTTGCTTTGGCGACTTCAATCTCTTTTCTTTCGCGCAGGTTGGGTATCCTGGTATTCTGCTATGCATTTTTCATCGTCTGTCTGCCGAGAATCTACATGGGAAACCATTATCCGACTGACATATTAGCGGGCGCGCTGCTTGGAGTCTCCATTGCTTTTCTCTTGTTGGTCAAAGGTCTAAGAAACTGCTTAAGCTCTATCCCGATGCTTTGGCTTGAGCGCTCTCCTGCCTCGTTCTATCCCTGCTTTTATCTCATTACGTTTTTGTTCGGAACCATGTTCGATCCTCTGCGTTCCTTTGTTTCTGCCGCTCGGCATGCGGGTCATTACTTCATGCGTCATCATGTCTAA